The genomic segment GCTCACCCTGGAGCGCGTGGACACCGGCGAGCTGCGCAAGGACGAACTCGTCAGCCTGGCCATGCTCCTGCTCGTGGCGGGACACGAGACCACCGCGAACATGATCGGCCTCTCGGCGCTGGTGCTCCTGCAGCACCCCGAGCACCTCGAAGCCCTGCGCGAGGACCCGTCGCTCGCGCCGGGCATGGTCGAGGAGCTCCTCCGCTACCTCACCGTCGTACGCACCGGGCTGCCGCGCCTGGCCATGGAGGACGCGGAGATCGGCGGGCAGCAGATCCGCGCCGGTGAGGGTGTCGTCGCGATGCTCGCGATGTCCAACCGCGACCAGTCCGTCTTCTCCGACCCGGACCTGTTCGACCCGCAGCGGCGCGAGGCGCACCGCCACATGGCGTTCGGCTTCGGCCTCCACCAGTGCATCGGCCAGCCGCTGGCCCGCGCCGAGCTGCGCGTGGCCCTCGTCGAACTGGCCCGCCGCTTCCCGAAGCTGCGCTCCGAACTGTCCCTCGCCGACGTCCCGCAGCGCCCCATGGCCGTGACGTTCGGCGTGGCCGAGCTGCCCGTGACGTGGTGACGTGATGACGATGCGGATCACGGTGGACAGGGAGCTGTGCGCGGGCGCCGGCAACTGCGTGGCGACGGTCTCGGAAGTGTTCGACCAGGACGAGAAGGAGGGGCTCGTGCTGCTGCAGATCGCGGAGCCGCCCCAGGACCTGTATGAACTGGTCGAGACGGCCGCGCAGATGTGCCCGGTGGGCGCGATCGAGATCGAGGAGCGTGTGCCCGCGTCGTCCTGACGGGCGGCGCCCGCGCCGTGATCCTGGTCCTTGGACCAGTACGGCGCTCGGAAAATCAAATAGGCCGGTGCGTTCTTTTTCGGTGGGTGAAATATGCGCAACGAAAAGAAGGCCCGATCAACGGGGGGTCTTCAAGTTGGACCGGGGAATTAAAGCACGAGTAACCGCACGAGTCATTATTTGCGACCCGCATCCCTATGCGCGGCTCGGAATTCGAAGATCACTGGAAAAGGACCCCGCGCTGTCCGTCGTGGCCGAGGTCGCCGAGCTCGCCGAGCTCCTTTCCGCGGCGGAATTGTACGATCCGGATGCCGTCGTGCTCGACGGGCAGCTGCACATCGGCCACGCCCAGGAACTCGCCGGACTCGGCGCCGCTCTCGTCGTCGTCGGGGACACGGATTCGGCCACCCGCTGGATCGGCCTCACGCAGGTGGACGTGGGTGCGCTGGTGCACTGCTACGACCCCGTGGAGGACCTCGTCGTGGCGGTCCGCAAGGCGGTCGACGGCACCGGGTACGTGTCGCCCGGCCTCAGCGGGGCGCTGCTCAAGCTCACCCGGGCCATGGCCCCGCGCCACCTCTCGGCGGTGCCCACGCATGCGCCGCTCACCTCCCGCGAGTCCGAGGTGCTGCAACTGGTGCGCAGGGGGCTCGCGAACAAAGAGATCGCCCGGCGACTCGGCCTGAGTGAGAAGACGATCAAATTCCATGTCTCGAATGTGCTCGCGAAGGCCCATGTGGCTTCCCGGGCGCAGCTGATCGCACTGGCGCCCGCGATGTAGGGGCGGCATGCACGTACATGAGGACGGGGGTGCCCGCACGGTTCGGCCGTGCGGGCACCCCCGTCGTCGTACGGGGCGCGGAACCTGGCCGAAAGACCAGGTTCCGCGCCCCGTACCTGCACCTAAGCCCGGCCGACGAGCACCGTCCTCTGGCCGAAGTCCGTACCCCGGTCCGAAACAGATACTCGCCGTATGAAGGCATCCAGGTCTGACGAGCAGAGGACGGGCGAGGCCCGCGGCACCGCCATCGCAGTGATCGGGGCCTCCTGCCGAGTGCCCTCGGCGTCGACTCCGGCACAGCTGTGGAGCCTCCTCATGGAGGGCACCGACGCCGTCTCGGCCTGGCCCGCGGAGCGCGGAGCGGGCAGCCCGTCCTGGCGCGGCGGATTCCTCGACGACGTCGCCTCCTTCGACGCCGCCTTCTTCGGCATCGCCCCCGACGAGGCCGCCGCGATGGACCCCCAGCAGCGCCTCGCGCTGGAACTGGTGTGGGAGGCCATGGAGGACGCCGGTGTCCGCGACGATCGGCTGCGCGGCTCCCGCACCGGCGTCTTCGTCGGTGTCTCCTCCGACGACTACGCGGGCCTCGCCGCCCGCGGCGGGACGCCGGGCCCCGGCGGACCGCACGACTTCACCGGCCGCCACCGCGCCGTCATCGCCAACCGGGTCTCCTGGCACCTGGGCCTGCGCGGCCCCAGCCTGGCCGTCGACGCCGCCCAGGCCTCGTCCCTGGTCGCCGTCCACCTCGCCTGCGAGAGCATCCGCAGCGGCGACGCCGACCTCGCCTTCGCCGCCGGCGTGAACCTGATCCTCTCGCCCGAGAGCATGCGCGCCACCGCGAACCTCGGCGCGCTCTCCGCGAAGGGGCGCTGCGCCACGTTCGACGAGAACGCCGACGGGTTCGTACGCGGGGAGGGCGGGGGAGTCGTCCTCCTCAAGCCGCTCGACCGCGCGCTCGCGGACGGCGACCGCGTCTACTGCGTCATCGAGGGCAGCGCCGTCAACAACGACGGCGGCGGCGAACGCCTCACCGACCCCGACGCCGACGGCCAGCGCGACGTGCTGCGCCGGGCCTACGCCGATGCCGGGATCAGCCCCGACACCGTCCAGTACGTCGAACTCCACGGCACCGGTACGCCGGTCGGCGACCCGGTCGAGGCGGCGGCCGTCGCCGACGTCATCGCACGCGGCGGCGCCGAGGGGGACGCGGGCCGGGAGCCCCTGCGGGTCGGCTCCGTCAAGACGAACCTCGGGCACCTGGAGGCCGCCGCGGGCATCGTCGGCCTGCTGAAGGCCGCGCTGTCCCTGCGCCACCGTCAGCTCCCGCCCACCCTGCACTTCACCGCGCCCAACCCGGCGATCCCCCTGGACGACCTGAACCTCCGGGTGCAGACCGAGCCGACCGACTGGCCCGCGCCGGACGGCCAACTCGTCGCGGGAGTCAGCTCGTTCGGGATCGGCGGCACGAACTGCCATGTGGTGCTCGCGGAGGCGCCCGAGCGCGCGGCCACGCACGACGACACACCCGCCGCTGCCCAGGACGACACACTCCGCCCCGCGGCCCGCCGGCCCCTGCCCTGGGTCCTGTCGGCCCGCACCGAGGAGGCACTCGCAGCGCAGGCCGCGCGGCTGCACACGTACGTACAGGAGCACCCGGCGTCCAGCAATGCCGACATCGCCCACTCGCTCGCCGCCGGACGCTCGACGTGGGAGCACCGCGCCGTCGTCGTCGGCAAGGACGGGGACGACCTCGCGGCAGGGCTCGCGCGCCTCCACGAGCAGGCCGTGAGCGGCGTCGCAGAGCCGGGCGGGACCGCGTTCCTGTTCTCCGGCGTCGGCTCCCACCGCGTCGGCATGGGCCGCGAACTGTACGAGACGTACCCCGTGTTCGCCGCCGCCCTCGACGACGTGCTCGACCACTTCGTCCCCGGCCTCGACCTGCGCACGGTGCTGCTCGGCGACGACGACGCCGCGGCCGCGGAGGCGCTCGACGGCATGCGGTACATGCAGCCCGCCCTGTTCGCCTTCCAGGTCGCCCTGTACCGCCTCGTCACCTCCTGGGGCGTCACCCCTGACCTGCTGGTCGGCCACTCCTTCGGCGAGATCGTCGCCGCGCACGTCTCCGGCGCCCTGCCGCTCGCCCACGCCGCCGCTCTCGTCGCCGCGCGCGGTGAACTCATGGAGCAACTGCCGCCGGGCGGCGCCATGATCGCGGTCGAGGCGACCGAGGAGGAGCTGCTCACCGCCCTCGACGGCGTCGACGACGTGTCGGTCGGCGTCATCAACGGCCCGCGCGCCGTGGTGCTCTCCGGCGCCGACGAGTCCGTCACCCGGATCGCCGACGCGCTCGCCGCCGACGGCCACCGCACGAGCCGCCTCCGCGTCAAGAATGCCGCGCACTCGCCGCTGATGGCCCCCATGCTCGACGAGTTCGCCCGCCGCATCCACGGCCTCGACGTCGACGAGCCCGCCGTCCCCATCGTCTCCACCGTCACCGGACGCACCGGTGCCGCGCTCACGGAGGAGTACTGGATCGGGCACCTCAGCGCCACCGTCCGCTTCCACGACGCGCTCGCCGAATGCCGGGCGCGGGGCGTGACCCGGTTCGTCGAACTCGGTCCGGGCAGCGTGCTCACCCCGCTCGTCGCGCCGGACGAGACGGAGACCGCGGTCGCCCTCCAGCACCGCGACCACCCGGAGGCGCAGGCGCTCCTGACCGGTCTCGCCACGGCCTGGACCGCGGGCACCCCCGTCGACTGGGCGGCGGTCGTCGGCCCGGCGCGGAGGGTGGACCTGCCCACGTACGCCTTCCAGCGCCGCCGCCACTGGCTCGACGAACGGCCCGCCCCGGAGGAGGCCGAGGAGCACATCGGTTCCGCGACGCTCGCCCTGCGCGACCGCATCCGGACCGAACCCGACGGCTTCCTCGTCCGCTGGCTCGCCGACCACATGGCGTACCTCACCGGCACCGCGGCCGTCGACCCCGCCGCGACGTTCCGCGACCTCGGCCTGGACTCGGTCCTCTCCGTCGAACTGCGCAACCGTCTCGTCTCGGCGACCGGACTGCGGATGCCCGCGAGCATCCTCTTCGACTATCCGACGCTCCGCGACCTCGCCGACCACCTGCACGAACGCATCGTCGGCGCGCTTGCGCCCGCGCCCGGCGCCCCCGCGGACACGGAGGTGGCCGCCGGTACGACGGTGGCGGCGGCGGACGACGACGATCCCGTCGCGATCGTCGGCATGGCCTGCCGGCTGCCCGGCGGCATCGACTCGCCGCAGCGGCTGTGGGAGGCGCTCGCCGCGGGCGTGGACGCCACGTCCGACTTCCCCGAGGACCGCGGCTGGGACCTGGCGAACCTCTTCGACCCGGACCCGGCCAACCCCGGCACGACGTACACGCTCCGCGGCGGATTCCTTACCGGCGCCGGGGACTTCGACGCCGAGTTCTTCGGGATCAGCCCTCGCGAGGCGGCGGCGATGGACCCGCAGCAGCGGCTGCTCCTGGAGACGGCGTGGGAGGCGCTGGAGCGGACCGGTATCGACCCGGACTCCCTGCGCCGCAGCAGGACCGGCGTCTTCGTCGGCGCCACGAACATGGAGTACGGCCCGCACTTGGACGCCCCGACCGACGGCACGGAGGGCTTCCGGCTCACCGGCAACACGAGCAGTGTGGCCTCGGGCCGCATCTCGTACCAGCTCGGCCTCGAAGGCCCGGCGATGACGGTCGACACGGCCTGCTCCTCGTCGCTCGTCGCCCTGCATCTTGCGGTGCAGGCGATCAGGAACGGTGAGTGCTCGCTGGCGCTGGCGGGCGGCGTGACCGTGCTGTCGACACCCGGCATGTTCGTCGAGTTCTCCCGTCAGCGCGGGCTCGCCGCAGACGGCCGCTGCAAGCCGTTCTCCGACGACGCGGACGGCACGGGCTGGGCCGAGGGCGTGGGTCTGCTGGTCGTGGAGCGCCTTTCGGAGGCGCGGCGGCGCGGGCACCAGGTGCTGGCCGTGGTGCGCGGCAGTGCGGTGAATCAGGACGGCGGCAGCAATGGACTGACGGCGCCGAACGGTCCTTCGCAGCAGCGGGTCATCCGTGATGCGTTGGCGAGTGCGCGGTTGACGTCGGCGGACGTGGATGTGGTGGAGGCGCACGGTACGGGTACGTCGTTGGGTGACCCGATCGAGGCGCAGGCGTTGCTGGCCACGTATGGCCAGGGGCGGGACGCGGGGCGGCCGTTGTGGCTCGGTTCGGTGAAGTCCAACATCGGGCACACGCAGGCCGCGGCCGGTGTCGCGGGCGTCATCAAGATGGTGCAGGCGATGCGCAACGGCGTCATGCCGCGCTCCCTGAACGTCTCCGCGCCGTCCCGTCACGTGGACTGGGAGTCCGGTGCGGTCAGCGTGCTGGCGGCCCAGCAGGAGTGGCCCGAGCTCGACCGTCCGCGTAGGTCGGCCGTGTCGTCGTTCGGGATCAGCGGGACGAACGCGCACGTGATCCTGGAGGCGGCGCCGGTCGATGTGGCGCCGGTCGAGGCGGGTGCGGACGCGGGTGAGGCGCCCGTGTCTGTGGTGCCGTGGGTGTTGTCGGCGCGGAGTGAGGCGGCGCTCGCGGAGCAGGCGGGGCGGTTGGCGGCTCGGCTTGGTGAGGGTGAGCTGCTGGGGCTGCGGGATGTGGCGCACACGTTGGTGAGTGGGCGTGCGGCGTTGGAGCACCGGGCGGTCGTGCTCGGCAGTGACGTTGGTGAACTGTCAGCTGCGCTGGGCGAGTTGGCTGCCGGGCGTGAGGCCTCTGGTGTCGTGTCGGGCCGTGTCGGCTCCGGTGCCGCTGACGCGGGCGCGGTGTTCGTGTTCCCGGGGCAGGGTTCGCAGTGGGTGGGGATGGCTCGGGAGCTGTTGGGGTTCTCGCCGGTGTTCGCGTCGCGGATGGCGGAGTGTGGTGCTGCGCTTGAGCCGTTTGTGGATGGCTGGTCGCTGCTTGATG from the Streptomyces venezuelae genome contains:
- a CDS encoding ferredoxin is translated as MTMRITVDRELCAGAGNCVATVSEVFDQDEKEGLVLLQIAEPPQDLYELVETAAQMCPVGAIEIEERVPASS
- a CDS encoding response regulator transcription factor; its protein translation is MAEVAELAELLSAAELYDPDAVVLDGQLHIGHAQELAGLGAALVVVGDTDSATRWIGLTQVDVGALVHCYDPVEDLVVAVRKAVDGTGYVSPGLSGALLKLTRAMAPRHLSAVPTHAPLTSRESEVLQLVRRGLANKEIARRLGLSEKTIKFHVSNVLAKAHVASRAQLIALAPAM